The following are from one region of the Falco biarmicus isolate bFalBia1 chromosome 1, bFalBia1.pri, whole genome shotgun sequence genome:
- the RITA1 gene encoding RBPJ-interacting and tubulin-associated protein 1 encodes MGDSAPAAARQPPRGLRRARASFVDESLFGSPAGARPPPPGFAPPWAARGGPRPRSRCRPRSHTPSFCDESLFGARAPRMREADVAKLHPLLWSPPPAPQDQPGLAARSRGTPLRAAHPPAPASPPTAGFETGPTGKSCGWKRPESNSCSTGRGAPGRGRAQSLCWLSTPSDGLHLASDNLKTEKCRKRSPATAPMTPPGPLMRGRSKSVSGPSLASSSKAAGGCKPRPPWK; translated from the exons ATGGGTGACTCCGCTCCCGCAGCCGCTCGGCAGCCCCCGCGGGGCCTCCGCCGGGCACGGGCGTCCTTCGTGGACGAGTCGCTGTTcggcagccccgcgggggcccgcccgccgccgcccggcttCGCGCCTCCCTGGGCGGCCCGCGGCGGCCCCCGGCCGAGGAGCAGGTGCAG GCCCCGGAGCCACACGCCGTCCTTCTGCGACGAGTCCCTCTTCGGTGCCCGGGCGCCGCGGATGAGGGAAGCAGACGTGGCCAAGCTCCATCCGCTGCTCTGGAGCCCTCCGCCCGCCCCCCAGGACCAGCCCGGCCTGGCCGCCCGCTCCCGGGGGACCCCCCTGAGAGCCGCCCACCCGCCGGCTCCTGCCTCTCCGCCGACAGCAGGCTTCGAGACGGGCCCAACGGGCAAGTCCTGCGGCTGGAAGCGGCCCGAGAGCAATTCTTGCTCCACAGGCCGGGGTGCTCCCGGCAGAGGCCGTGCCCAGTCTCTCTGCTGGCTGAGCACCCCCTCCGACGGGCTCCACCTGGCTTCAGACAACCTCAAGACAGAAAAGTGTAGAAAACGGAGCCCCGCGACAGCCCCCATGACCCCCCCAGGCCCTCTGATGAGGGGTCGGTCAAAAAGCGTGTCTGGACCCTCTCTGGCCAGCAGCTCCAAGGCAGCGGGTGGCTGCAAACCCAGGCCTCCCTGGAAGTGA